GTGTCACGCCGCTTCTACCTCTGGCCCGCGTGGCGGACGCTCGCGGAGGATCGGGGCGACTTCCACTTTCGGCGTCGTGATGCTTTGCTCCTCGCGTGGCGGTCGCAGTGGGACTGGGACGAGGCGACGGGTTCGTCGCATGCGCTCATGACCCTGATCGGCGGCTTTCGCGCCGAGCGCACGGGAGATCGTGCGAGCGGCCAGGCGCCGGCGGTCCTCGACGCGCTCCTGCCGGCGAATCGCGGCATCCGCGAGCTGTGGGCGCCGCTCACGGCGGTCGTGTCCTGGGAGCCGGGCCCGGACGGGCTCGACTGGGATCTCGCCTACGGCCTCGTCGCGCGCCGTCACGGCGTGCTGCACGGGCCCTGGTACGTCCATGGTGACACCGGCGGCTGACGCCCGCGTCGCTCCGCCGTTCGCGGCGCTCGGGCGCCTCGGGGCGGGCGCGCTCGACATGCTGCAGGTGCTGGGCGAGGCGGCGCTGCTCCTCGTCACCACCATCCGGCACTTCGGCCTCCGCGCCCCCGATCGCGAGCGGCTGGCCCTCGAGCTGCGACGGATCGGGACCGACACGCTCCCGATCGCGGCGTTGCTCTCGCTCTTCGTCGGTATGGTCCTGGTCGTGCAGACGGCCGACCAGGTGCGCGAGGTGAGCCAGGGCGTGCTCGGTCCCATCGTGGGTCTCGCCATGACGAAAGAGCTCGGCCCCACGATGATGGCGTTCCTCCTCGCCGGGCGCGCCGGCTCGGCCATTGCCGCCGAGCTCGGCGCCATGTCCGTGTACGACGAGGTGGCGGCGCTGCGCACGATCGACGTCGACCCGGTGCGCTTCCTCGTGCAACCGCGCCTCCTCGCCGCGACCATCGCCCTCCCCATCCTCATCCTCTACGCCGACTTCATCGGCATCGCCGGCGGCGCGGCGGTCGTGGGACTCGATCCCGCGATCAAGATCTCGGTCGACGAGTACCTCGCACGCATGCTCGAGTGGGTGCACCTGCGCGACGTCCTGGTGGGCCTCGGCAAGGGCGCGGTGTTCGGTCTCGTGGCGGCGCTCCTTCCCTGCACGTGGGGCCTGCGCACGCGCGGCGGCGCCGATCGCATCGCCGTCTCGACCACGGCGGCCGTCGTGTGGAGCTTCGTGCTGATCCTGGTGTTCGACTTCATCATCGTCCGTGCGACGCTGGTGGTGGTGTCGTGAGCCGCCGCGCGGGCGTCGCCGCCGAGCTGGTCGGGGTCGAGAAGCGCTACGGCGACGCCGTGGTGCTGGGCGGCATCGACCTCGCGGTTGCACCGGGAGAGCTCGTCG
The sequence above is drawn from the Candidatus Eisenbacteria bacterium genome and encodes:
- a CDS encoding ABC transporter permease; this encodes MVTPAADARVAPPFAALGRLGAGALDMLQVLGEAALLLVTTIRHFGLRAPDRERLALELRRIGTDTLPIAALLSLFVGMVLVVQTADQVREVSQGVLGPIVGLAMTKELGPTMMAFLLAGRAGSAIAAELGAMSVYDEVAALRTIDVDPVRFLVQPRLLAATIALPILILYADFIGIAGGAAVVGLDPAIKISVDEYLARMLEWVHLRDVLVGLGKGAVFGLVAALLPCTWGLRTRGGADRIAVSTTAAVVWSFVLILVFDFIIVRATLVVVS